The genomic DNA TGCTAAATTGCAAAACCTGCAACCTTACACTCAAAAGGATTTATCTCCGCATGTATGGTATTTTTATTTATGCCGTCTTATTTTTTTACTGCTGTTAAAAGCCACATATCTTCATAGACTTTTCGCTTTTTGATCGACTTGAAACCGAGTTTACGAAGCTTAGTGATGAATTTTCCAATCGGGTAAACCCTGCGATCTGTTGAAATGAGTTTCCAGAATAGCCTTTCCAGAGGTGCGGTGAGGTCATCGGAGAAAAAAATGTCTGCCATAATTAGTTTTCCACCGAACGGTAGCCGCGGGTAGATATGATCGAGCAGTTCATAGAGCGGAGTCCCGATATCCGAGGTCAGGATATGATCGTAACCATCCGGAATATCTTCGAAGATATCGCCGGTTTGTGTATCGATTCTGTCCTGAAGCTTATTGTTGCGAATGATTTTTCTGGCTGTCCTGCAGACCGGTTCGATATCCAGGATTGTGGCCTTAAATCCTCTGTGTTTCTTCGCCAGCGCGATGGTCATCACCCCTGAGCCGCCGCCTATATCCAGAAGCTGTTTACATCTTGAGAGATCAACCATATCAGCTAATCTTCCGGCATGAGGTTGATGATAATAATAGAGCATATATGTGAAATCGCGCGCCCGTTTCGGATCTTTTTTCATCGCCTCGACATAATCCTCGCTTTTTGTCGCGCGGATCTGGTCAGAGCTTTTTCCGCTTTCGAGGACTTGCATGAGACAACTGAAACTCTCCAGCTCAGCGATCATTTCAGCAGAATAGCACCTGGTCCATTCTTCTGACCTTATTTTGACGAAATATTTTTCCGCCAGCTTCGTATTTGAAAACCTGCCGTCTTTTTTCCAAAGCATCCCCAGCCCGACCAGAGTCCCCAGGAAAAAATCGCGGTAGTTGGCATGGATCCCGGTCCGTTTACCGATCTCGCCGGAGGTCAGTTTCTTGCCGGAGAGTTTGCGAAACAGCCCGAATTTCTCAGCGGCGATTATTACTGCCGAGGCGCGATGAGCGCTCTGGAGATCCAGTTTCTCGAGGACATTTTTAGGCAGTTTGTCGAGTGTCAGTAGCTCCATAGATCACCTGTTTTTATCTACCTTTCTTTCCAAATATGTACATTAGTCTGCTGTCAACACTGACTGGATCATCTTTTGTCGAACCGAATGCTTCAATCTCCGTAAATCCAGCAGATTTCATCATTGGCAATAATTCATGTAAAGAGTACAT from Candidatus Zixiibacteriota bacterium includes the following:
- a CDS encoding methyltransferase, yielding MELLTLDKLPKNVLEKLDLQSAHRASAVIIAAEKFGLFRKLSGKKLTSGEIGKRTGIHANYRDFFLGTLVGLGMLWKKDGRFSNTKLAEKYFVKIRSEEWTRCYSAEMIAELESFSCLMQVLESGKSSDQIRATKSEDYVEAMKKDPKRARDFTYMLYYYHQPHAGRLADMVDLSRCKQLLDIGGGSGVMTIALAKKHRGFKATILDIEPVCRTARKIIRNNKLQDRIDTQTGDIFEDIPDGYDHILTSDIGTPLYELLDHIYPRLPFGGKLIMADIFFSDDLTAPLERLFWKLISTDRRVYPIGKFITKLRKLGFKSIKKRKVYEDMWLLTAVKK